A genome region from Jeotgalibacillus aurantiacus includes the following:
- the hemW gene encoding radical SAM family heme chaperone HemW produces MSSSIYIHIPFCHHICHYCDFNKVFMKGQPVEKYIDMLIREFSMKTNEGHRVKTVFVGGGTPTALTAAQLEQLCEGISRHFQLEEGAEYTFEANPGDLTPDKIQVLKNHGVNRLSFGVQSFNDRLLERIGRGHRSSDVYRSIEDAQKAGITNLSVDLIYALPDQTLEDFEDTLKKAIELDLPHYSGYSLIVEPKTVFYNLMRKGKLPLPGEDAEAAMYELLMKQMEAAGRSQYEISNFALPGFESEHNKVYWKNESYLGLGAGAHGYIDGVRYSNIGPVNKYIQSVEEGNEPVLHSALVTLDEKMEEELFLGLRMSEGVSGDTFLQKYGKEMDQVFSGPIQEMTKRHLLEFDQNRLKLTKEGRFLGNEVFQAFLGIN; encoded by the coding sequence ATGAGCTCGTCAATTTATATTCACATTCCATTTTGTCATCACATCTGTCATTACTGTGATTTCAATAAGGTATTTATGAAAGGTCAGCCCGTTGAAAAATACATTGATATGCTGATCCGTGAATTCTCCATGAAAACGAACGAGGGACACCGGGTGAAAACAGTGTTTGTCGGTGGAGGGACACCGACTGCCCTGACAGCCGCTCAGCTTGAACAGCTATGTGAAGGGATCAGCCGTCATTTTCAGCTCGAAGAAGGAGCAGAATATACGTTTGAGGCCAATCCAGGTGATTTAACACCGGATAAAATTCAGGTGCTTAAAAATCATGGTGTTAACCGATTGAGCTTTGGTGTGCAGTCATTTAACGACCGGCTGCTTGAGAGAATCGGCAGGGGTCACCGCTCGTCTGATGTTTACAGGTCCATTGAGGACGCTCAGAAGGCCGGGATCACAAACCTGAGTGTGGATTTGATCTACGCTCTCCCGGATCAGACACTCGAGGATTTTGAAGACACCTTAAAAAAAGCCATTGAGCTGGATTTGCCGCATTATTCCGGTTATTCATTAATTGTTGAACCTAAAACGGTTTTTTATAACCTGATGAGAAAAGGGAAGCTGCCGCTGCCTGGTGAGGATGCTGAGGCGGCGATGTATGAGCTGTTGATGAAACAGATGGAGGCAGCCGGTCGTAGTCAATATGAAATCAGTAATTTTGCACTTCCGGGGTTTGAAAGTGAACACAATAAAGTGTACTGGAAAAATGAATCCTACTTAGGCCTTGGAGCAGGTGCTCACGGATACATTGATGGCGTCCGCTACTCGAATATCGGCCCTGTGAACAAATATATTCAATCAGTGGAAGAGGGCAATGAGCCGGTTTTACACTCAGCTCTAGTCACGCTCGATGAGAAAATGGAAGAGGAACTATTTCTCGGACTAAGAATGTCAGAAGGCGTGTCAGGTGACACTTTTCTTCAGAAATACGGAAAAGAAATGGATCAGGTATTCAGCGGGCCGATTCAGGAAATGACAAAAAGACATCTTTTAGAGTTCGATCAAAACCGGCTGAAGCTCACAAAGGAAGGGCGCTTTTTAGGCAATGAAGTTTTTCAGGCTTTTCTTGGGATAAATTAA